In a genomic window of Vigna angularis cultivar LongXiaoDou No.4 chromosome 6, ASM1680809v1, whole genome shotgun sequence:
- the LOC128197512 gene encoding proline-rich receptor-like protein kinase PERK2, with the protein MASDGCDPPIPPSAKSDKEKGKKKSYMVNLLNRFNNVNASSSQPSTPTSTSTARFVPPPLQVPGLTPTPSPIPPSLEVRPFTPSSQQFAADQWRSPSPHVGSNPTTPTNMPSPSPIGDNPPRSSSTANDFEDVSNNRPIIKPIGGGFYPTKTASKAITATIKAQFDEP; encoded by the exons ATGGCATCAGATGGTTGTGACCCTCCTATTCCACCTTCAGCAAAATCAGATAAGGAGAAGGGCAAGAAGAAATCTTATATGGTCAACTTGTTAAACCGTTTCAATAACGTAAATGCTTCAAGTAGTCAGCCATCTACACCTACCTCTACCTCCACTGCTAGATTTGTTCCACCACCATTACAAGTTCCTGGTTTGACACCTACTCCATCACCAATTCCACCTTCGTTGGAAGTTCGTCCTTTCACACCTAGTTCACAACAATTTGCTGCTGATCAATGGAGATCACCCTCCCCCCATGTTGGTTCTAACCCAACAACTCCCACAAATATGCCATCACCATCTCCTATAGGGGATAACCCTCCACGTTCAAGTTCAACAGCCAATGACTTTGAAGATGTTTCCAACAATCGTCCAATCATTAAACCTATTGGAGGAGG CTTTTATCCAACAAAAACAGCATCCAAAGCAATCACAGCCACCATCAAGGCACAGTTTGATGAGCCATGA
- the LOC128197513 gene encoding uncharacterized protein LOC128197513 — protein MDGALVECKFCGKPRYQQHKTGASSKKKVPVKSMFYLPIIPRLQRMYASKETATEMTWHHHNKSSNGVLRHPCDGEAWRHFDRVHRDFSIEPRNVRLGLCSDGFNPYVQASSIPYSCWPVIVTPYNLPPEMCMSKPYMFLTCLIPGPFNPKVRIDVYLEPLIDDLKKLWSGVITYDISRRQNFIMRAMLMWTINDFPAYGMLSGWSTHGKLACPHCMEHSKAFRLYNGRKNSWFDSHRRFLPNDHAFRRNKNAFKKGEVDMEDAPPYLTGTEVWNRVNGYPKVTENGAPRIDGYGEWHNWTKKNIFWDLPYWKDNLLRHNLDFMHIEKNFFDNIFNTVMNVSGKSKDNEKARMDLGLYCKRKDLELKTHTNGKMYKPKANYTLSVDQSKQVCQWLKDLRMPDGYSSNLSRCVDVNRGKVIGMKSHDCHVFMECLLPIAFSSLPTHVLNPITEVSHFFRDLCCTTLNEVDLRKMEENIPIIICKMERIFPPSFFDCMEHLPVHLPYEARLGGPVQYRWMYPFERFMGYAKRSVKNKARVEGSIVASYLHKETTHFCSHYFKNFMLTPQSMRNEVDTEVERTTLSVFDEGGRHSGRESTHWLSDEELRSAHVHNDPLSVRNQHLRDLSLGPLRCVKEWHTYFVNGYKFHTHAWSQGKKTINSGVHVKGLTEGGEDDFYGVIKHIYELEYNTSTIEKKVVLFYCDWFDPSRIGTRVDSKYGTVDIRMDKRYILFDPFIIAHNVEQVYYVPYPASRTDKRGWCVAIKTKPRGRIDSNEVDAIEPYQVEEMSHVNDIIQVEEVIRLQDIEAGLEEVDPNNVPSVERYMDEETSESEEECSEEGQSEDEDEDSFHSSSSE, from the exons ATGGATGGAGCTTTAGTTGAATGCAAATTTTGTGGGAAGCCAAGGTATCAACAACACAAGACAGGAgcaagttcaaaaaaaaaagttcccGTTAAATCCATGTTCTATTTGCCAATAATTCCAAGACTTCAAAGAATGTATGCCTCAAAAGAAACTGCAACAGAAATGACATGGCACCATCACAACAAGTCGTCAAATGGTGTTTTGCGTCATCCATGTGATGGAGAGGCGTGGAGGCACTTTGATAGAGTACATCGTGATTTTTCCATTGAGCCACGCAATGTTCGACTTGGTTTATGCTCCGATGGTTTTAATCCATATGTGCAGGCATCATCTATACCATATTCGTGTTGGCCAGTAATTGTCACGCCGTACAACCTGCCTCCAGAAATGTGCATGTCTAAACCCTACATGTTTTTGACTTGTCTCATTCCAGGGCCATTCAATCCAAAAGTACGCATTGATGTATACCTAGAGCCCTTGATAGATGACTTGAAAAAGTTGTGGAGTGGTGTCATAACATACGATATTTCAAGGCGACAAAATTTTATCATGAGGGCAATGCTAATGTGGACAATTAATGATTTTCCTGCTTATGGTATGCTGTCTGGATGGAGCACCCATGGTAAATTggcttgtccacattgcatggagcATTCAAAggcttttagattatataatggGCGAAAAAATTCATGGTTTGACTCCCATCGGAGGTTTTTACCAAATGACCATGCCTTTAGGAGAAATAAGAATGCTTTCAAAAAGGGGGAAGTGGACATGGAAGACGCGCCACCATATTTGACGGGAACAGAAGTTTGGAATAGAGTTAATGGTTATCCTAAAGTAACTGAAAATGGTGCACCAAGAATAGATGGATACGGTGAGTGGCATAATTGGACGAAAAAAAACATCTTTTGGGATCTACCATATTGGAAGGATAATTTGTTAAGGCATAATCTTGATTTCATGCATATTGAGAagaatttttttgacaacatttttaatACTGTGATGAATGTCAGTGGAAAGTCAAAAGACAATGAAAAGGCCCGAATGGATTTAGGCTTGTATTGTAAACGAAAGGACTTGGAGCTCAAAACTCATACAAATGGAAAGATGTACAAGCCAAAAGCTAATTATACACTTTCAGTAGACCAATCAAAACAGGTCTGTCAGTGGTTGAAAGATCTTAGGATGCCTGACGGATATTCTTCTAACTTGTCAAGGTGTGTTGATGTGAATAGGGGAAAGGTCATTGGGATGAAAAGTCATGACTGCCATGTGTTTATGGAATGCTTACTTCCTATAGCGTTTAGTTCTTTACCGACTCATGTTCTCAATCCCATTACAGAAGTAAGTCATTTCTTTAGAGATTTATGTTGTACAACATTGAATGAGGTCGACCTtcggaagatggaagaaaacatTCCAATCATTATTTGCAAGATGGAGAGAATATTCCCCCCCTCATTCTTTGATTGTATGGAACATCTCCCTGTACATCTTCCATATGAGGCAAGACTTGGTGGACCGGTCCAAtataggtggatgtacccaTTTGAAAG GTTCATGGGATATGCTAAACGTTCAGTTAAGAATAAAGCTAGGGTTGAAGGATCAATAGTGGCATCATATTTGCACAAAGAAACAACTCATTTTTGTTCACACTACTTCAAGAACTTTATGTTAACACCACAAAGCATGAGAAATGAAGTAGACACTGAAGTTGAAAGGACAACATTATCAGTGTTTGACGAAGGTGGTCGTCATTCCGGTAGGGAATCAACTCATTGGCTAAGTGACGAAGAATTGAGATCAgctcat gtTCATAACGATCCTTTAAGTGTCAGAAACCAACATCTTAGAGATTTATCACTTGGTCCTTTAAGATGTGTGAAGGAATGGCATACCTACTTTGTCAATGGATATAAATTTCATACCCATGCATGGAGCCAGGGCAAGAAGACTATAAATAGTGGGGTTCATGTTAAAGGCCTTACAGAAGGGGGTGAAGATGATTTCTATGGTGTCATTAAGCACATATATGAGCTCGAGTATAATACCTCAACCATTGAAAAGAaggttgtattattttattgtgattggTTTGATCCATCAAGAATAGGGACAAGAGTGGATTCAAAGTATGGCACTGTGGATATTCGAATGGATAAAAGATATATCTTGTTTGATCCTTTTATAATTGCACATAATGTAGAACAAGTGTATTATGTACCATATCCTGCATCGCGCACCGACAAACGGGGTTGGTGTGTTGCAATAAAGACCAAACCTAGAGGTCGTATAGACTCTAATGAGGTAGATGCCATTGAGCCATaccaagtggaggaaatgtCACATGTTAATGACATCATTCAAGTTGAAGAAGTTATCCGATTGCAAGATATAGAAGCCGGTCTTGAAGAAGTGGACCCCAACAATGTACCATCAGTTGAACGCTATATGGATGAAGAAACAAGTGAATCAGAAGAAGAATGCAGTGAAGAGGGACAAAGTGAAGATGAGGATGAAGATTCATTTCACAGTTCTAGCAGTGAATAG